In Dehalococcoidia bacterium, a single window of DNA contains:
- a CDS encoding IS3 family transposase, with amino-acid sequence MKRRLAEQMVAEGQSVKVALEAVGLARSSYYYRPIKQRKPRPLDESLVKAIEEVRQGYAQVYGYRKVAESLRAAGWVVNGKKVLRHLRVLGLTQPRKMRGRKWSRPSKVRPDACNTYWEADLTYVWAGDANAYLCAVIDAYDRDIVGDVFSDRCRAREAAKAVEYAVIRRFGGRVPEGHELTLRVDRGTQFAARGFHETARLLNVKLEYAGIQCPDDKPYIESFFDKYKVEEVYRNEYLSLAEARAGWESYRSWYRDERLHQNLRYKSPRTFAQGELKAKGESNLLVAQNSPV; translated from the coding sequence ATGAAGCGCAGGCTGGCAGAGCAAATGGTAGCGGAAGGGCAATCAGTGAAAGTGGCACTGGAGGCGGTGGGTCTGGCCAGGTCCAGTTATTACTATCGACCCATAAAACAGAGAAAGCCGCGTCCGCTGGATGAGTCTCTGGTCAAAGCCATTGAAGAGGTGAGACAGGGATATGCGCAGGTCTACGGCTATCGCAAGGTAGCCGAGTCGCTAAGGGCTGCAGGCTGGGTAGTTAACGGCAAAAAGGTATTGAGGCATCTTCGGGTACTTGGTCTTACTCAGCCCAGGAAGATGAGGGGGCGAAAGTGGAGCAGGCCCTCCAAAGTCAGGCCGGATGCCTGTAATACGTACTGGGAGGCTGATCTGACATACGTGTGGGCTGGTGATGCCAATGCCTATCTGTGTGCGGTGATAGATGCTTATGATCGGGACATAGTGGGAGACGTCTTCTCAGACCGCTGTCGTGCGCGGGAGGCCGCAAAGGCCGTGGAGTATGCCGTAATCAGGCGCTTTGGCGGACGGGTACCTGAAGGCCACGAGTTGACCCTCAGGGTTGACCGCGGGACGCAGTTTGCAGCTCGCGGTTTCCATGAGACCGCCAGGTTGCTGAACGTAAAACTGGAATATGCAGGGATCCAGTGCCCTGATGACAAGCCGTATATAGAGTCATTCTTCGACAAGTACAAGGTAGAAGAGGTGTATCGAAATGAATATCTCAGTTTGGCCGAAGCGAGAGCAGGCTGGGAAAGCTATCGTTCCTGGTATCGTGATGAGAGATTGCACCAGAATCTGAGGTACAAGAGCCCACGCACGTTCGCTCAGGGAGAGCTGAAGGCCAAAGGAGAATCTAACTTATTGGTGGCCCAAAACAGTCCAGTTTAA
- a CDS encoding helix-turn-helix domain-containing protein, giving the protein MNRKVWSNEEKTAIVLEMLRGDEPIAVICNRHGVSATQAYRWLDRFVE; this is encoded by the coding sequence ATGAATCGAAAGGTGTGGTCTAACGAAGAGAAGACAGCTATCGTCTTGGAGATGCTTCGTGGCGATGAGCCCATAGCTGTGATCTGCAACCGGCATGGTGTAAGCGCTACACAGGCATACAGGTGGCTGGACCGGTTTGTGGAGTGA
- a CDS encoding serpin family protein, with protein MKRTLLALLMLIIPLSLAGCGQAIGMAQSDKPRSTLPDVTASELTELVDGNSAFAFDLYQELSKEEGNLFYSPYSISLALAMTYAGARGETEQQMADTLNFTLPQDRLHPALNSLDLKLASRGEGAEGTDEEGFRLNIANSIWGQEDFEFLDEFLDVLAENYGAGLRLLDFINAPEASRITINDWVSDRTEGRIEDLIPQGAIDILTRLVLTNAIYFNAAWLNPFSEDMTGDGAFHLLDGSEVTVPMMTQTESFGYAEGEGYQAVELLYDGRELSMVIVLPNNGEFEDLESTLDADLVDAITNDLKYRKVTLTMPKFEYDSDFSLVDTLAAMGMPVAFSTAADFSGMTGYRDLFISDILHKAFVSVDEAGTEAAAATAVIMSLTAAPEQPVEVTLDRPFIFLIRDIETGAVLFVGRVANPSA; from the coding sequence ATGAAAAGGACACTACTCGCTCTATTGATGTTGATAATACCGCTGAGCCTGGCGGGTTGTGGGCAGGCGATAGGGATGGCACAATCGGACAAGCCGCGTTCGACCTTGCCCGACGTAACCGCCTCGGAGCTTACCGAGCTGGTGGACGGAAATAGCGCATTCGCCTTCGACCTCTACCAGGAACTCAGCAAGGAGGAGGGGAACCTGTTCTACTCTCCGTACAGCATCTCTCTTGCACTGGCGATGACATACGCCGGTGCCCGCGGCGAAACCGAACAGCAGATGGCGGATACCCTAAACTTCACCCTCCCACAGGACCGTCTGCATCCCGCATTAAACAGCCTAGACCTCAAGCTCGCCAGTCGGGGTGAGGGCGCCGAGGGCACGGATGAAGAGGGCTTCCGGCTGAACATCGCCAATTCAATCTGGGGACAGGAGGACTTTGAATTTCTCGATGAGTTCCTCGATGTCTTGGCGGAGAACTACGGTGCCGGGCTGAGGCTCCTCGATTTCATAAACGCACCGGAAGCGTCCCGGATCACCATCAACGACTGGGTCAGCGACCGGACGGAGGGCAGGATAGAAGACCTCATCCCGCAGGGCGCTATCGACATATTGACCCGGCTTGTCCTCACCAATGCGATCTACTTCAATGCAGCTTGGCTGAATCCCTTCAGCGAGGATATGACAGGGGATGGCGCTTTCCATCTGCTCGACGGCAGCGAGGTCACCGTGCCGATGATGACTCAGACCGAGTCCTTTGGTTATGCAGAGGGCGAAGGGTATCAGGCAGTTGAACTGTTGTACGATGGACGTGAGCTATCGATGGTTATAGTGCTTCCCAATAACGGTGAGTTTGAGGATCTTGAAAGCACTCTGGACGCCGACCTCGTAGATGCCATCACAAATGACCTGAAATACCGCAAGGTCACGCTGACCATGCCCAAATTCGAATATGATTCGGATTTCAGCCTGGTCGACACGCTTGCTGCGATGGGCATGCCAGTTGCCTTCTCCACAGCAGCCGACTTCTCAGGCATGACCGGTTACCGCGATTTGTTCATCTCTGATATCCTGCACAAGGCATTCGTCTCTGTGGACGAGGCGGGCACAGAGGCAGCAGCCGCAACTGCTGTTATTATGTCCCTGACGGCAGCACCGGAGCAGCCTGTTGAGGTTACCCTCGACCGCCCCTTTATATTCCTGATCCGCGACATCGAGACCGGCGCTGTTCTGTTTGTCGGGCGCGTGGCAAACCCGAGCGCATAG